The Nostoc sp. 'Lobaria pulmonaria (5183) cyanobiont' DNA window ATCGCCAGTAGTAGAATAACCTAGTAAAGTGCGTAAACTTTACGTAGCTTTTTTAATTTTTTGAGGTAACTTTTGATGACCGCAACTTCTCCCCGATTAAAGCACGAGGTTAAAGACCTCGGCCTAGCTGCCTTGGGAAGACAGCGCATTGAATGGGCTGGACGCGAAATGCCAGTTTTGCGGCAAATTCGCGATCGCTTTGCTATCGAAAAGCCCTTCGCTGGTTTACGCCTTGTAGCTTGTGCCCACATTACAACAGAAACAGCACATTTGGCGATCGCTCTGAAAGCCGGTGGTGCAGATGCGCTTTTAATTGCTAGCAATCCTTTATCAACGCAAGATGACGTAGCCGCTAGCCTCGTCGCCGATCATGAAATTCCCGTCTTTGCTCAAAAAGGCGAAGATAACGAAACTTATAACCGCCACGTTCAAATAGCTTTAGATCATCGCCCCAACATCATTGTTGATGACGGTAGCGATGTGGTTGCGGCTTTAATCCAACACCGCCAACACCAAATCGCTGATTTGATTGGTAGCACCGAAGAAACCACCACTGGTATTGTACGGTTACGCGCCATGTTTAGAGAAGGCGTTCTCACCTTCCCCGCAGTCAACGTTAACGACGCCGACACCAAGCACTTCTTTGATAATCGCTATGGTACTGGGCAATCAACCCTAGATGGCATTATCCGCGCCACCAATATTTTGTTGGCTGGTAAAAACATTGTTGTCGTCGGTTATGGCTGGTGTGGCAAAGGTACAGCCCTCCGCGCCCGTGGGATGGGTGCTAACGTCATCGTCACCGAAATCGACCCCATCAAGGCGATTGAAGCGGTAATGGATGGCTTCCGCGTTCTACCAATGGCGAAGGCTGCACCCCAAGGTGATATTTTTATCACTGTGACTGGTAACAAGCACGTCGTTCGTGGCGAACACTTCGATGTCATGAAAGATGGTGCGATCGTTTGTAACTCCGGTCACTTTGACTTAGAACTTGATTTGAAATACTTGGCTGCACAAGCTAAGGAAATCAAAGAAGTTCGTCCTTTCACTGAAGAATACAAGTTGAAAAATGGTAAATCAGTTGTCGTTCTCGGACAAGGACGCTTGATTAACCTAGCTGCGGCTGAAGGACACCCCAGCGCGGTAATGGATATGAGTTTTGCGAACCAAGCTTTGGCTTGTGAATTCCTGGTGAAGAATAAGGGTAAGTTGGAACCCGGTTTGCATTCAATTCCTGTTGAAGTCGATCAAGAAATTGCTCGGTTGAAGTTGCAGGCTATGGGTATCACGATTGATAGCCTAACACCCGATCAAATTGAGTACATCAATTCTTGGACAAGTGGAACTTGATACATTGATTAGTTAATTTTTTGAGGGATAGGCTTTTGGCTTATCCCTTTTTTATTTGTAAAATATCAATTACTCATCTTCCAGTCAGATATATTTAATTATTGAGTTAAGCAATAATCTTCAATAAACTTAGAACTATTTGCCATTCCTTCATGCAATACTACTTTCCAGTGATTGTTGGAAAATTGGTGAGAAACCAGGATGGATCAGTAGACACAAAGCTTACTACAAAGAACCAAAGGAAATTTATATTACTGGCGGCAAATTGTGTGTAATTGGTAATCAAGAATCAGAAGATTATATAGATAACTCTTTGGATTAGGTCTTAGATTTAATTGACTTAACTTGGAGTCGCGTTACTGTTGAAATATAAATCTCTCTCTGACTACTTTTGATCGTTCAAGCAAGTCCCAATAAAACGAGTTTCAAAAGCCAAGCATGAAAATATTCTAGGGACTGGGATTTTTACTCAGCATTGGCTCAACGCCGCGCTACCGCTAATAGCACTTAGCACTTTCCAGTCAGATTCTGTGAACGATTACCTTTTAGTGTGGAATTTTGGATGAAATTTTTCGACAAAATGTTTCGGATTTTCTGATAACTTACTGTATTCTGGGATATCCTACCTTGTGGAGAGCCAAATGATGACTATGAATATGCAACGACTCATCAAAAAAACCTCTAACCCAATTCGCAAGACAACAGAAGTAACTCCATCATCGACTGAACCCATTGAGATGCTTGAGAGTCAAGATATTCCTGAATCGGTGGTTGAACCAAATCCACCTGTGTACATCGAAGCATCCGAATCGGACTACATCTGGGAAGATTATCGCCCTTTGCGCTCCGTTGCTAACTCTGGCTGGCAACCGTCTGATGTGTGGCGCGAGTTGAGGGTTGATAATTTCTGCGGGTGAGTAATATTAACGCAGAGAGCCATTCGATTTATTGCTGAATAAAATTATACGTTTGTGTAAGTCCTGCTGAAATGTAATTCCTCAGCTACAGCAATAAAGTAGTGCAGGTGTCGTAGTCCCATATTTTTGATACTTTATAAGTATCAATTCCAAATAAATATATATTGGACATCTCAAAAAAGGCTACATATCATACTCGTACAGAGATTTGATTGAGGCCAGAGCAATGAGTGAAAAAACAACGTCAGATAATTTTAAAAGTAAAGTTGTCACACAAGGGGTACAGCGATCGCCAAATCGCGCTATGCTGCGTGCAGTAGGTTTTCAAGATGAAGACTTTAAGAAAGCAATTGTCGGTGTGGCTAATGCCTACAGCACCATCACTCCCTGTAACATGGGGATTAATAAACTAGCACTCATCGCTGAAGCTGGAATTAAACTAGCTGGGGCAATGCCGCAAATGTTCGGCACAATTACTGTTAGTGATGCGATTTCGATGGGAACTGAGGGGATGAAATATTCCTTAGTGTCACGCGAAGTAATTGCTGACTCCATTGAAACCGTCTGTAATGGTCAAAGTATGGATGGTGTGATCGCCATCGGTGGCTGTGATAAAAATATGCCAGGGGCGATGATGGCAATGGCAAGAATGAATATCCCGGCTATCTTTGTTTACGGTGGGACAATTAAACCCGGACACTATGAGGGCCGCGACTTGACTGTTGTGAGTTCCTTTGAGGCTGTGGGTGAATACAGTGCTGGCAAAATTGACGACACCGAACTGATGGAAGTAGAACGCCGCGCTTGTTCTGGTGCTGGTTCTTGTGGTGGGATGTTCACAGCCAATACTATGTCCTCGGCCTTTGAAGCGATGGGCATGAGTTTACCCTATTCTTCGACAATGGCGGCAGAAGATGATGAAAAAGCCGATAGCACGGAAAAATCAGCCAAGGTATTAGTAGAAGCAATTCGCAATCAACTGTTACCCCGACAAATTATCACCCGTAAATCTATAGAAAATGCTATTTCTGTAATTATGGCTGTGGGTGGTTCAACTAACGCCGTGTTACATTTTCTGGCGATCGCTCGTGCGGCTGGTGTAGAACTTAATCTAGATGATTTTGAAATTATCCGCGATCGTGTCCCGGTTTTATGTGATTTAAAACCTAGTGGTAGATATGTCGCCACAGACTTACATCAAGCTGGTGGTATTCCCCAAGTGATGAAAATGCTATTGGTACATGGATTACTTCACGGTGACTGTATCACCATCACAGGTAAAACCATCGCCGAAATTTTAGCAGATGTCCCCGATGAACCACCAAGCAATCAAGATGTGATTCGGCCTTGGAATAACCCGATGTATGCCCAAGGTCACTTAGCCATCCTAAAAGGGAATCTTGCTACAGAGGGAGCAGTAGCAAAAATTACCGGAGTGAAAAATCCCGGCATTACTGGTTCTGCACGGGTATTTGATTCCGAGGAAGAATGCTTAGATGCCATCCTTGCAGGTAAGATTAAAGTCGGTGATGTGATTGTCATCCGTTATGAAGGGCCCAAAGGCGGCCCTGGTATGCGGGAAATGCTAGCGCCCACCTCAGCAATTATTGGTGCGGGTTTAGGTGATGCAGTCGGGTTAATTACTGACGGACGTTTTTCCGGCGGTACTTACGGGATGGTAGTCGGACACGTTGCTCCCGAAGCCGCCGTTGGTGGTGCGATCGCTCTGGTCGAAGAAGGTGATAGCATCACTATTGATGCTAATTCTCGCTTGTTACAAATCAACATTTCTGATGCAGAATTAGCCAGTCGCCGCGCAAAATGGCAACCCCGTCCACCCCGTTATACAAAAGGCATCTTAGCAAAATATGCTAAGTTAGTTTCCTCTAGTAGTGTTGGTGCTGTCACAGACTTGGATTTATTTCATGAGTAGGGAGTAAGGGTAGAGACGCGATACATTGGTGTCAAATTAAGCTGAAATCTCCTCACTGCATGAGTTTTGCCCTCACCCCCAGCCCCTCTCCCAAATTGGGAGAGGGGAGCATAATTCTCCAGTTCCCCTTCTCCCATGTTGGGAGAAGGGGTTAGGGGATGAGGGCAACTCTAGAACGCTTTCTCTTACCTAACTTTTACCTTAAGTTGACACCAATGGACGCGATATACCGCGTCTCTCTATAAAAGTATGGAAAGACGACTTTCTAGCATTGGCTGTGAAACTTATTTCATCTTTTCGCGATCGCTGTATGTCAAAATCGAAAATGTATACTTCTTGTTTTTTACCGCGATCGCGACCTGTATTTACTTATCTTCACATAGTCTGCTTCTTTTAAGTCGCTCTACTTATGTTTTAAAGTAGAAAGTAGTTGATTGAAAGTGTTTGTTACTACCAATGAAAGTTTTAGGGTTAATCTTGCCAGTCCTGTTGCTGCTATGCAGTCCTGCTATGGCAGTTGAGCTTAAAGGACAAAATATTGATGGTCAAAAGCTGCCTGCTAGAGCTTATTACTATGCAACTGGTGGAGTCTACAAAGTTCATGTGCGCTTTCACAACAAACGAGCCACAATTTACTTTGACGACGGCAACCAAACAACTATACAGTTGAACCAGCAAGCGATCGCTGACTCAAAGAATATTGAAGGTTTTGGAAAACTAGGACAATATCCTCTAAATAGAACATTCAGTGTTGGGTTGGTGTATGACAATAATTGGCTCGGTAGCAATGATAGTCAATTCCAACTGTCTAATCCGCTAGATGGGTTGTGGAAAATTAGTTTGGAGTGAAATACTCATCAGACTTTAAAAAGGTTTCTCAGTTCTGACAAGGTAACTCAACAATATATCCTTTGCTAGCTTCGGAGTAACTACTTAATTAATCAAGTAACATATATAAGATTCCTATTTAATTTTTGAATAACTAAGCGGCTTAAAAGCTTGCCAGACAAAGATTTCCTTTTCACAATCTGAGCAGGATTCAAGTAGGATTACTATATATATGTGAACATAATAATTACATAAATGAAAATTGGCATTCAAAATACAGTAGAAATTCTAGAGCAAGTTCACCAATTAGAGTCCACATTAGGTCTTAAAAATGAAGCCTGCCGTTCTAAATTTTTGATTCATCCTGACTTCACTTCAAAAGTTTTTTTATTTTTGCATGGTTTTACAGCAGGCCCTTACCAGTTCGAGCCGCTTGGTAAAGCCTTCTTTAACACGGGATATAACGTTCTGATTCCTTTACAACCAGGTCATGGACGCTCAGGTGACTGGAAGTTTCAAAACCCTCCACCCCTGCCAACAGATATTGAGATTTATCAAAAATTTGTAATCAAATGGTTGCAGATTGCAAAAACGCTAGGGCAACAAGTTGTAATTGGTGGATTATCAACAGGTGGAACTTTAGCTGCTTGGTTAGCTTTAGAGCATCCTCAAGAGATTGACCGCACCTTATTGTTCACGCCTTATTTAGGTAGCCGCTACTTAATATTTGATCAACTGATCAAAATTCTGCCAATTTACTTTGAATGGTTCAACAAAGATGCACCCGGTAATTTTGGTTATAAAGGTTTTTGTCTCAAGGCCTTACGAATATTTCTGGAATTGGGATATGAGGTTTTAGATAAGTCTCAAGGCTGTGTTTCTGCCCCAATTTTAATGGTGTGTAGTGAGGCCGATAGTGCTGTTAGTCGCTCGAAACAGCAGGAGCTTTTCCGAAGAGTACTTAGGCAGCAACTAAAATCCTGGTATTACTGTTTCGATGATTCGCTTCACATTGAACATCGAATGATGACAAAATTGGAAGACAATGATTATGAGGAACTGGTAATTACCCTTAGTAAAGCATTTGTTGAGAGTGATTTAACTTGGGTAGAGTTTCAGGAAATGGCAAAGCGGATAGCGCAGGGGCAAGCTCATGACCAAATCATGCGAGAACTCAACTTTGATGAACAAGTTTTTCCA harbors:
- the ahcY gene encoding adenosylhomocysteinase; its protein translation is MTATSPRLKHEVKDLGLAALGRQRIEWAGREMPVLRQIRDRFAIEKPFAGLRLVACAHITTETAHLAIALKAGGADALLIASNPLSTQDDVAASLVADHEIPVFAQKGEDNETYNRHVQIALDHRPNIIVDDGSDVVAALIQHRQHQIADLIGSTEETTTGIVRLRAMFREGVLTFPAVNVNDADTKHFFDNRYGTGQSTLDGIIRATNILLAGKNIVVVGYGWCGKGTALRARGMGANVIVTEIDPIKAIEAVMDGFRVLPMAKAAPQGDIFITVTGNKHVVRGEHFDVMKDGAIVCNSGHFDLELDLKYLAAQAKEIKEVRPFTEEYKLKNGKSVVVLGQGRLINLAAAEGHPSAVMDMSFANQALACEFLVKNKGKLEPGLHSIPVEVDQEIARLKLQAMGITIDSLTPDQIEYINSWTSGT
- a CDS encoding alpha/beta hydrolase; the encoded protein is MKIGIQNTVEILEQVHQLESTLGLKNEACRSKFLIHPDFTSKVFLFLHGFTAGPYQFEPLGKAFFNTGYNVLIPLQPGHGRSGDWKFQNPPPLPTDIEIYQKFVIKWLQIAKTLGQQVVIGGLSTGGTLAAWLALEHPQEIDRTLLFTPYLGSRYLIFDQLIKILPIYFEWFNKDAPGNFGYKGFCLKALRIFLELGYEVLDKSQGCVSAPILMVCSEADSAVSRSKQQELFRRVLRQQLKSWYYCFDDSLHIEHRMMTKLEDNDYEELVITLSKAFVESDLTWVEFQEMAKRIAQGQAHDQIMRELNFDEQVFPQLSAMMTQGFGCEHLKCINPDS
- the ilvD gene encoding dihydroxy-acid dehydratase; the protein is MSEKTTSDNFKSKVVTQGVQRSPNRAMLRAVGFQDEDFKKAIVGVANAYSTITPCNMGINKLALIAEAGIKLAGAMPQMFGTITVSDAISMGTEGMKYSLVSREVIADSIETVCNGQSMDGVIAIGGCDKNMPGAMMAMARMNIPAIFVYGGTIKPGHYEGRDLTVVSSFEAVGEYSAGKIDDTELMEVERRACSGAGSCGGMFTANTMSSAFEAMGMSLPYSSTMAAEDDEKADSTEKSAKVLVEAIRNQLLPRQIITRKSIENAISVIMAVGGSTNAVLHFLAIARAAGVELNLDDFEIIRDRVPVLCDLKPSGRYVATDLHQAGGIPQVMKMLLVHGLLHGDCITITGKTIAEILADVPDEPPSNQDVIRPWNNPMYAQGHLAILKGNLATEGAVAKITGVKNPGITGSARVFDSEEECLDAILAGKIKVGDVIVIRYEGPKGGPGMREMLAPTSAIIGAGLGDAVGLITDGRFSGGTYGMVVGHVAPEAAVGGAIALVEEGDSITIDANSRLLQINISDAELASRRAKWQPRPPRYTKGILAKYAKLVSSSSVGAVTDLDLFHE